The following DNA comes from Agromyces mangrovi.
ACCATGGACGGCGGATGGAGCGCCCGATGAGCGCCCCCGAACGCCGCACCGCACCCGTCGCCGGCGGCGAGCTGACCTACGGGGAGTGGCGGGCGGATGCCCCGGGCACGCCGGTCCTCGCGATCCACGGCATCACCTCGAGCCACCTCGCCTGGCCGTTCGTGGCCGAACGTCTCGACGGCGTGCGCGTGGTCGCGCCCGACCTGCGCGGCCGCGCCGGCAGCAACGGCCTGCCCGGCCCGTTCGGCCTGCGCGTGCACGCCGACGACATGGCGGCGGTGCTCGACGCCGCCGGCATCGAGCGTGCCGTGGTCGTGGGCCATTCGATGGGTGCGTTCGTCGCCGTGCGGTTCGCCGAGCTGCACCCCGAGCGCGTCGAGTCGCTCGTGCTGGTCGACGGCGGCCTGCCGATCCCGCCGCCCGCGGGCATGACGCCCGAGGAGGCGGCCGCGGCCACGCTCGGACCGGCGCTGGAGCGCCTGTCGATGACGTTCGAGTCGGTCGAGGCGTACCGCGAGTTCTGGCGGAATCATCCGGGCATCGGGCCGTACTGGTGCGACGAGATCGAGACGTACGTCGACTACGACCTGGTCGGCGAGGCGCCCGAGCTGCGCGCGTCGGCGAACCCCGAGGCGATCGCCGAGAACTCGCTGCAGCTCGACGGCACCGACGAGTACGCGACGGCCCTGATGGGGCTCACCACGCCGATCACGTTCGTGCGCGCTCCGCGCGGGCTGTTCGACCAGCCCGAGGCGCTCTACGCGCCCGAGACGGTCGACGCGTGGCGCGACCAGCTGCACGACGCGACTTCCGTCGAGGCGGAGGACGTCAACCACTACACCGTCATCATGGGTGACCATGGTGCTGAGCAGGTCGCTCCGGTCATCGC
Coding sequences within:
- a CDS encoding alpha/beta fold hydrolase, with protein sequence MSAPERRTAPVAGGELTYGEWRADAPGTPVLAIHGITSSHLAWPFVAERLDGVRVVAPDLRGRAGSNGLPGPFGLRVHADDMAAVLDAAGIERAVVVGHSMGAFVAVRFAELHPERVESLVLVDGGLPIPPPAGMTPEEAAAATLGPALERLSMTFESVEAYREFWRNHPGIGPYWCDEIETYVDYDLVGEAPELRASANPEAIAENSLQLDGTDEYATALMGLTTPITFVRAPRGLFDQPEALYAPETVDAWRDQLHDATSVEAEDVNHYTVIMGDHGAEQVAPVIADRLDAARTKEIA